In Amblyraja radiata isolate CabotCenter1 chromosome 10, sAmbRad1.1.pri, whole genome shotgun sequence, one DNA window encodes the following:
- the LOC116977458 gene encoding NACHT, LRR and PYD domains-containing protein 12-like — translation MPLTGFYRDRLEQTMERGVHGLSSALTYENHLSGREHWEITELADRGEHADSSKLLLKLVMSRGPQACRVMWNSFVKMRNAVPKLDRLLKEIQELGSVPFVHGYTMVDFKLRDVQQKHKETLRAQTETLRVNTLLKMEVQVLQLVDLYAELTIISSVQVRRLVEHELLARGRDHEEYREKCLQRELEKIRIDQLFYSCFFWNRSRIGSLAAVAGAPGIGKTTMVQKFVHDWATGKTYQHFQFVFSFRLRDLNSIKSRVTLKELILEQYPYFGNILSKVGKNPAQLLFIFDGLD, via the exons ATGCCGCTGACGGGATTCTACAGGGACCGGCTGGAACAGACGATGGAAAGAGGGGTGCACGGACTCAGCTCGGCGCTAACGTATGAGAATCATTTAAGTGGACGGGAGCATTGG GAAATTACTGAGCTCGCTGATCGGGGAGAGCATGCGGACAGTTCCAAACTCCTCCTGAAGCTGGTGATGAGCAGAGGTCCCCAGGCCTGCAGAGTAATGTGGAACTCCTTTGTGAAAATGCGCAATGCCGTCCCAAAGTTGGACAGATTACTGAAAGAGATACAGGaacttg GTTCTGTTCCTTTCGTCCACGGTTACACCATGGTTGACTTTAAGCTGAGAG ATGTCCAGcagaaacacaaggagactctgcgagcacagactgaaacactgagagTGAACACTCTCCTGAAAATGGAGGTTCAGGTTTTACAGCTGGTCGATCTATATGCTGAGCTCACCATCATCTCCAGTGTTCAAGTTCGGAGACTagtggaacatgagctgctggcaagaggaCGAGACCATGAAGAGTATAGAGAGAAATGTCTCCAGAGAGAACTGGAAAAAATCAGGATTGATCAATTGTTCTACAGCTGCTTCTTCTGGAATAGATCCAGAATTGGGAGTTTGGCAGCAGTGGCCGGCGCcccggggatcggaaaaacaacaatggtgcagaagtttgttcatgactgggccacagggaaaacataccagcacttccagtttgtcttcagtttcagaTTACGGGATTTAAACTCCATTAAAAGCAGAGTAACCCTGAAGGAACTGATTCTGGAAcagtatccttactttgggaatatCCTGAGCAAGGTCGGGAAGAATCCAGCACaattgctgtttatattcgacggtctggatTAA